A stretch of DNA from Catenulispora acidiphila DSM 44928:
TCACCTACGCCTTGGTGCTCGAGCACTTCTATGGCGTCTCCAAGGCGCACACGAGCTACTACTTCTTCCCGTTCGCGCTGGGCAACCTGGCCGGGCCGCTGCTGATGGGGCATCTGTTCGACACCATCGGACGGCGCAAGATGATCCTGCTGACGTACGGCCTTTCCGGGCTCCTGCTGCTGGTGTCTGCCTTCTTCTTCCACGCCGGCGTGCTGAACGCCACCACGCAGACGGCGTTTTGGTGCGTGACCTTCTTCTTCGCCTCAGCTGGCGCGTCCTCGGCCTACCTGACGGTGAGCGAGATCTTCCCGCTGGAGCTGCGGGCGCAGGCGATCTCCTTCTTCTTCGCGATCTCCCAAGGCGCGGGCGGCGTTGTCGCGCCGTTCCTGTTCGGTCACCTGATCGGCGGTCAGAACAACCCGCATCCGGACCGGACGCCGTTGTTCTGGGGCTACGTCATCGGCGCGATCGTGATGATGATCGGCGGGGCGGTCGGCTGGTTCCTTGGAGTGAATGCCGAGCGCCAGTCGCTGGAGGACGTCGCCCGGCCGATCTCGGCTCGCGACAATGGCGGCGGCGCCGTGTCCGCGGCTACCACCTAGGGCGCTGGACCGGCGGAGCGGAGGACTGGAGCGGATGCCGCGGGTTCCGGATCTTCGCTCGGCCAGCTCGGCCAGCTCGGCCAGCTCGGCCAGCTCGGCCAGCTCGGCCAGCTCGGCTGCCTCGGCGTGGGCGGCGAGGCTGCCGCGGTACCGCAACGACCCGGTGGTCATGTGGACGATCCGCGCGACCACCGCGGCGGTCCTGGCCTTCGCCGTCGCGACCTGGCTCAGCTCCGAGCCGGCGCCGCTGACCGCACCGCTCACCGCGCTGCTGGTCGTCCAGGTGACGCTGTACGCGACGCTGACCACCGGCATCCGGCGGGTGGTCTCGGTGGTGGCCGGCGTGCTGATCGCGGTCGGCTTCAGCGCCGTGGTCGGCCTGTCCTGGTGGAGCCTGGGCCTGATCATCCTGGCCGCACTCACCATCGGCCAGTTCATCCACGTCGGCGAGTTCGTCAACGAGGTCGCGATCAGCGCGATGCTGGTCCTAGGCGTGACCCAGCTGGCCTCCCAGGCATGGGAGCGCGTCCTGGAGACCCTGATCGGCGCCGGCGTCGGCCTCCTGTTCAACATCGTCCTCGCCCCACCGGTCTGGGTCGACCCCGCCGCCGAATCGATCGTCGGCCTCGCCCGCCGCACCCGCAACCTCCTCCTGAGCATCGGCGAGGAACTCGACACCCCCCTCCCGGTCCACCAAGCCGCCAACCGCCTCCACGAAGCCCGCCGCCTCGACCAAGCCGTCGCCGACGTAGACGCCGCCCTCCGCCAAGCCGAAGAAAGCCTCCGCCTCAACCCCCGAATCAGCGAGGGCTTACTAGCCCGCCTAGTCCTCCGGACCGGCCTCGACACACTCGAAATCTGCGTCGTCGTAGTCCGCGTCCTAGCCCGCTCCCTCACCGACCTCGCCAAACAACGCGAAGAAGCCGAACCCCTCTTCCCCGCCGAAACAGCCCAAGCACTCCAAGAACTCCTCGCCGACATCGGCGCCGCACTAGTCAGCTACGCAGTCCTGGTCACAACGCCACTCAGCGACAGCGCCGAGCAAGCGGAGAACCGCCTAGCATCCGAACTCTCAGCCGCATGGGACCTCCGACAACCAGTCGCAGAGATGCTCCTCCACAGCGTGCAACAACACCCCCACGCCTGGCAGCTCCACGGCTCCCTCCTAGCCGAGATCGACCGCATGCTCGACGAAATGGACCTAGAACACCGCTCCCAGCGCCTGATGCAAGAACTGGACCGCGCCGCAGCCGCCCGCCACGAAAGATCAGCCCGCTTCGCCACCCTCAAGCGCCTCGCGCGCATGGAGTGGCTGCCTGGCCGCGCGGGCTGACGCGGCGGGGAGCTGTGGCAGGCGGCAGGCGGCAGGCGGTGAGCCGTGGCAACTGGCCGGGGCGGCAGGTAGGTGGCGAGCGTCGATGCGCGGTCGAGGTGGCGAGTGGAGGCAACTGGCAGGCAGCAGGCAGCAATCGGCGGGCGGCAGCACACCGAGGCAGCAGGCAGGTGGCGAGCGGTGATGCGCGGCCGAGGTGGCGGGTCGCGGCGATCGGCATGCTCTGGCAGGCGGCAATCGCCAAGCAGCAATGGCAAGCAGCAAGCGGCGATCGGTCGGCGTCAGTGCACAGCCGGGCAGTGGGTCGCAGTCAGGCGGCAATCGGCGGCTGGCAGGTGGCGAGTGGTGGTCGGCAGTCGAGGCGGCACCCGGGCGGCTGGCATGCAGCTGAGGCGGCAGCCGCTGTCAGGTAGTTGAGAGGGCAAGCGGTCCTAGCCGAGTCAGTCCTCGATCGCCTGCGCCCGCCCGAAACCACCTCACCCTCGCAGTGCTCAGCCGGCGTTGGGGTCCGGCTCGCGCCAGGCGTCGCCGCCGTGGCCTTGGTGGTGGTCGGCGTCGAGGCTGGTGGTGATGCCGTCGTCGTGGCGGGTGAGTTTGAGGAGGGCGCCGGCGATGCGGGTGGCTAGCATGCCGGAGATTGTGGCGGGGGACAGGAGGGGGCCGTGGTCGGTGACTCCGGGCAGGGGGGTTTTGGTCGGCGGTTCGAAGTCGGCGGGGATGGTGGTGATCTGGCGGGCGCCCAGCTTGCGGCAGCGGTCGACGACCTCGGCCGGGTTCGGGTCGCCGCCGTGGAGGGCGACTTCCACCCACGGGACGCTCTCCTGCACCTTCACCAGGTGGGCGATGCGGAACAGTTCGGCGTCGTCGAAGGGGTTGGCGGCCTTCGCGGTCAGGACCACCGCGAGGTCCGTGGCGCTGGGCTGCCCGGCGACGGCGGCGGCGCCGGCCACCGCGACGCGCAGCCAGCCGGTCAGCAGGGTCGAGCTGCCGAACGGATCGGCGAGCACGATCCGCCCCGGCTCCACGCTGCCGCTCAGGCCCAGCAGCGTGCGGGCGCTGTCGGCGACCAGCCGGGGATCGCGCCCCAGCGTCATCGGCACGACGCACACCGGCAGATCGGTGGTGTCAAGAGCCTGCTGCACCGCGACCTGCAAGTGCTGACGCGCCGACGACGCGCGCAGCAGCGGTCCCTGCTCGGGCAGCGGCTCCAGCGCGACGTCGCCACCGCCCTCGTGGCCGCCGACGAGGACCACCGTGGCCCGTGCGGCGTCCACCGTTGCCACGGTGCGGAGGGACGGTTTCATGCTTCCTCGCATCCATTCACTGTGAGCGGGCCGATCAGGTGCACGGAGCTGACGAGCTGACGAGCCGCCAAGCCTCCGAGCTGCCGCGCTTCCACAGATCAGTTCTAACGGCTATATCGCCAACCCACCTGGTCGGCGATACAAAAGGGTGAGCTGATCACGATCCCCCCGACTACCCACCTTACAAATTCCCAACCAATCGTTCGGCAGCGGGGCGGGATCAGCGGCATCCCGCCTACACCCGCCGCAGGTGATACAGAGCGCTGGCATAGTCCCCGCGCGGCAGATCCAGACGGAGCCCCGCCCGCGCCGCGGCGCCGGTGATCCGCACCTGCCGATCGACGTCGTAGTACTCGGCGTCGGGATCCAGCGCCGTCAGACGTACCAGCGGACCCGGTAGTCCGACCGCTGTCGCAGCCCGCCAAGCGATGACCACATGCTCATCGCCTCCCTCGCCTCCCTCGCCTCCCTCCGACGCGTAGTGCACCGCCGCGGTGTGCCCATCGGTCGCCGGCCGATACAGCACACCGTGCTGCACGACCCCGCGAACCCGCTTGTACACCGCGACGAGCTCCGCCGCCTCGGCCAGCTCCTCGCGCGTCCACTCGGTCAGCTTCCCCCCGATGCCGAGCGCGCCGGCCATGGAGACGTGGAACCGGAAACGCAGCGGCGTCGAACGACCCGTCGCGATGTTCGGGCTGTCAGTGACCCACGCCGCCATGACCTCGGCGGGGAAGAGCATGCTGAAGCCGTTCTGAATCGCGAGCCGGTCCACCGGATCAGTGTTGTCCGACGTCCAGACCTGGTCCGTGCGCGCCAGAACGCCGATGTCGGCACGCCCGCCACCCCCGGCGCAGGCCTCGATCCGCAGCTGCGGATGGTCGGCGCGCAGCCGGTCCATGATCCGGTAGACGGCTCGAGTGTGGTCGATCCACAGCCGGTCAGGGTCAGGGTGCCCCGGCCAGCCGGCGTCAGTGACCGCCCGGTTCGCATCCCACTTCAAGAAGTCGATGCCATGCTCGCGCACCAGCTGGTCGAGCCACTGGTGCGCCCACTGCGCCACGTCCTCGCGGCCGTAGTTGAGCATGAGCTGCTGCCGCAGCTCCGTCGCGTCGCGCTGCGGCGTGTGCACCACCCAGTCGGGGTACTCGCGGAACAAGTCGCTGTCGGCGTTGACCATCTCCGGCTCGACCCAGAGCCCGAAGCGCATGCCGAGCTGGTGCACCTTCTGCACCAGCGGCCCGAGCCCGTGCGGGAAGGCGCCGGGGTAGGGGCGCCAGTCGCCGAGCCCGGCGGTGTCGTCGCGGCGGCCGCCGAACCAGCCGTCGTCGAGGACGAACAGCTCGACGCCGAGCTGCGCGGCGGTCTCGGCCAGCCGCAGTTGCCCGGCCTCGTCCACCGCGAAGCCGGTCGCCTCCCAGGAGTTGTAGACCACCGGCCGGTCCTCGGCCGGCGCCGGAATGACATAGCGCCGCAGGTAGTCGTGCCAAGCCCGGGCGGCGCCGCCGAAGCCGCCGACGGTGTGCAGCCCGGCGAAGACCGGCGTCTCAAGGCTCTGATCCGGACCCAAGGTCCAGGTGATGCCCTCGTGGCCGAAGCCGCCGGTCCAGGTGACCCGGTCCGCCGGATCGCGGTGCACGGTGACGCGCCAGCTTCCGCTCCAGGCGAGCGCGGTGCTCCACACCGATCCGCGGTCCTCCTCGGCGGTTCCGTCGTCGACGGCGAGCCAGGGGTTCGCGTGGTGGCTGGTGAGTCCGCGGCGGCTGGTGAAGACCGTCTCGGCGACCGGGACCTGCGTGCGGCGCAGCTGGAACTCGTGGTTCCAGCCGCCGACCAGATGCGACATCCGGTAGTCGGTGAGGTGCGGGATCGTCCATGCCGCCGAGTCCAGGCGGCCGACGGTGATCGGCGCCTCGCCGTCGTTGGCCAGGACCGTCCAGCGTTCGATGACGTCGGTGTCGGGGCGCACCCGATAGTGCAGTTCGGCACGCAGCGGATAACGCCGGTCCCGCAGGCGGATCACCAGATGCCCGCCGTCGATCTCGTGCCCGGCGCCGGTCCACTGCGCGCCGCGCGTGCCGTCGGCGAACCGGACCTGCAAGCCCGCCGGGCCGAACCGGGCACCGGTCTCGATGCCGAGCTCGTCGGCCGCGCCGTCGCCGTCGAAGCTGCTGGCCGGCGCCGTCGGCGCGCAGGCGTGCACCGCCTCCGGCGATCCCCACGCGACGTGCCGGGGACTGCCGTCGGGATCTTCACGCAGCAGGTAGCGCGAGCCGGGGGTGCTCAGCAGCCACAGGCCGCGTGCGGGGTCGTGGACGACGGGTTGCGGGGGAACACGCACAGGTCAACCTCACCAAAAGCGATCAAAGGCGGTGGGGAGCCGCAAGCCGCGAGCGTAGGGCTCGGGCGCTCCGGAAATCAATACTTGACGAAAGAAATTATTAGACTTAGGTTTCCGCCGTGTCTCCGAACCGCTCCCCTCAGCCGCTGGCCGCCACCCCGGCCGCGACCGCCGTGCTGGCCATGGTCCTGACCGAGGGCCCGCTCAGCCGGGTTGACCTGGCTCGGCGGCTCGGCATCTCCTCCGCCGCCGTCACCAAGGCCGCCCGGCCTTTCCTCGACGACGGATACCTGCACGAACTCGACTCCGAGCGGACCGCGCCCGGCGCCGGCCGCCCGGTGAGCCCGCTGGCGATCACCCCCGACCGGGAGTTCGTCATCGGAGTGAAGGTCACCGCCGACGAAGTGATCGGCGTCGTCGCCGATCTGAAGGCCCGGATCAGGAACTCGGCGCACCGACAGCTGCCGGACTGCGAACCCGCCACGGTTCTGGCCACCCTGGCAGCCCTGGTCGAGGAGCTGCTCGACGCCGATCCCGAACTGCGGGGCAAGACCCGCCGCATGGGAGTCGCGGTCTCCGGCGACGTGGACCGGGTACGCGGGGTGGTCCGGCTGTCCCCGCTGCTCGGCTGGCAGGACGTCGACCTCGCCGGCCCGGTCGGCGACGCCACCGGTCTGGTCGTCGTGGTCGAGAACGATGTCAAAGCCCTCACCGTCGCCGAGCACTGGTTCGGCGACGGCGTGGGGACCGACGACTTCACGCTGGTCACCGTCGGCGCCGGCATCGGCTGCGGCATCGTCACCGGCGGGCGCCTGCTCTCCGGCGCGTACGGCGTGGCCGGGGAGGTCGGCCACGTCTGCGTCGACGCCTCGGGACCGGTGTGCCACTGCGGCGCGCGCGGCTGTGTCGAGGCGATCGCCGCCACCGAGGCGATCGTCGGCCGGGCCCGCCTCCTGACCGGGCGCGACGGCCTCACCTTCACTGAGGCCGCCGAGCTCGCCCGCTCCGGTTCCCCCGAGGTGTGCGCCTTGTTCTCCGAGGCGGGCACCGCCATTGGCCTCGCCATCACCGCCGTGGTCAACCTGATCGGCCCGGAGCGGATCGTCGTCTCCGGCGAGGGCCTGGACGCCTACGACCTCTTCGAGACAGAAATCCGTCAGGCATACGCCACCCATGCCTTCGGCGCTGCCGCGCGGTGCCCTTTGACCATCCGTCCGCTGCCGTTCGAGGAATGGGCGCGCGGCGCCGCAGCTGTGGGCATCCAGACCCTCTTCGCCCCGGCGCGCGGCTAGCTGAGGCCTTCTCGCCACCCCCACCCCACATCCCACATCCCACCGGGAGGTTCGACCCATGCGGTCATCCTCGTACTTTCGCACTCCCAAAATCGCCGCCGCCGTCGTGGTCCTGGCTGTCGGCAGCCTCGCCTCGGCTGCCCTGACCGCAGCCGGTCCGGCCAACGCCGCGCAGGCAGCGCCGCCGCCGACCACTACCGCCAACGCCGCCACGGTCGCCGCCACGCCCTTCATGGGCTGGTCGAGCTGGAGCATGCAGTCCTCGTCTTACCCGGGACTGAACCCGAACGGCAACTACAGCTACCTCACCGAAGCGAACGTCCTGAAGCAGACCGACGCCCTGGCCGCCAAGCTCAAGGCGTACGGCTACGACCACGTCGACATCGACGCCGGCTGGTGGCGCGACAACAACTGGACGCCGGAGTACGACCAGAACGCCCGGCAGACCCCTGACCCGGTCCGCTTCCCGCACGGTATGCAGTCGATCGCCGACCACATCCACTCCCAGGGACTCAAGGCCGGTATCTACCTGCCGGTCGGTCTGGAGAAGGAGGCGTACGGCGGCGGCACCGTGCCGATCGCGAACGCTCCCGGCTGCACCACCGCCGACATCGTCTACCCGGACCTTCGCACCACCAACGGCTGGGACAGCTCCTACAAGCTGAACTTCGCCAACGCCTGCGCGCAGAAGTACGTCGACTCCCAGGCGCAGATGCTCGCCGGCTGGGGCTACGACTTCCTCAAGATCGACGGCGTCGGTCCCGGCTCGGGCAAGTCCGGCGACAACTACGACAACACCGCCGACGTGGCCGCCTGGAACCAGGCGATCGCCGCCACCGGCCGTCCGATCCACCTGGAACTGTCCTGGTCCCTGGACCGGGGCAACGCCGCCAACTGGAAGCAGTACTCCAACGGCTGGCGCGTCGACACCGACGTGGAGTGCTACTGCAACACGCTGGTCACCTGGGACAACTCGGTCAAGGCCCGCTGGAACGACGCCCCGGTGTGGAGCGACGTGGCAGGTCCCGGCGGCTGGAACGACCTGGACTCCCTCGACGTCGGCAACGGCACGATGGACGGCCTGACCAACGCCGAGCGGCAGAGCTACATGACGCTGTGGGCGATCGAGAAGTCACCGCTGTTCACCGGTGACGACCTCACCCAGCTGGACAGCTACGGTCTGTCGCTGCTCACCAACCGGGAAGTCATCGGCATCGACCAGAACACCTCGCCGGTGGCGCGTCCGGTCAGCACGATGCGCGACCAGCAGGTCTGGGCGACCAAGAACGCTGACGGCAGCTACACCGTCGCGCTGTTCAACATGGCCGCCGCGCCCGAATCGGTCAGCGCCTACTGGGCCGCGCTCGGATTCCAGGGCAACGCCAGCGTCCACGACCTGTGGAACCACCAGAACCTCGGCTCCTTCACCAACCAGATCACCGAGGCACTGCCCGCCCACGGCTCGCGGCTGTTCACCATCACCCCGGCCGGCAGCACCAAGCCGGTGAAGACCACGAGCTACGAAGCCGAGTCCACGAACAACACACTGACCGGCGGCGCCTCGCTCACCGCCTGCACCGCCTGTTCCGGCGGCTCACGGGTCGGCAACCTCTACGGAAGCGCCAAGCTTCAGGTCA
This window harbors:
- a CDS encoding FUSC family protein translates to MPRVPDLRSASSASSASSASSASSASSAASAWAARLPRYRNDPVVMWTIRATTAAVLAFAVATWLSSEPAPLTAPLTALLVVQVTLYATLTTGIRRVVSVVAGVLIAVGFSAVVGLSWWSLGLIILAALTIGQFIHVGEFVNEVAISAMLVLGVTQLASQAWERVLETLIGAGVGLLFNIVLAPPVWVDPAAESIVGLARRTRNLLLSIGEELDTPLPVHQAANRLHEARRLDQAVADVDAALRQAEESLRLNPRISEGLLARLVLRTGLDTLEICVVVVRVLARSLTDLAKQREEAEPLFPAETAQALQELLADIGAALVSYAVLVTTPLSDSAEQAENRLASELSAAWDLRQPVAEMLLHSVQQHPHAWQLHGSLLAEIDRMLDEMDLEHRSQRLMQELDRAAAARHERSARFATLKRLARMEWLPGRAG
- a CDS encoding alpha-galactosidase encodes the protein MRVPPQPVVHDPARGLWLLSTPGSRYLLREDPDGSPRHVAWGSPEAVHACAPTAPASSFDGDGAADELGIETGARFGPAGLQVRFADGTRGAQWTGAGHEIDGGHLVIRLRDRRYPLRAELHYRVRPDTDVIERWTVLANDGEAPITVGRLDSAAWTIPHLTDYRMSHLVGGWNHEFQLRRTQVPVAETVFTSRRGLTSHHANPWLAVDDGTAEEDRGSVWSTALAWSGSWRVTVHRDPADRVTWTGGFGHEGITWTLGPDQSLETPVFAGLHTVGGFGGAARAWHDYLRRYVIPAPAEDRPVVYNSWEATGFAVDEAGQLRLAETAAQLGVELFVLDDGWFGGRRDDTAGLGDWRPYPGAFPHGLGPLVQKVHQLGMRFGLWVEPEMVNADSDLFREYPDWVVHTPQRDATELRQQLMLNYGREDVAQWAHQWLDQLVREHGIDFLKWDANRAVTDAGWPGHPDPDRLWIDHTRAVYRIMDRLRADHPQLRIEACAGGGGRADIGVLARTDQVWTSDNTDPVDRLAIQNGFSMLFPAEVMAAWVTDSPNIATGRSTPLRFRFHVSMAGALGIGGKLTEWTREELAEAAELVAVYKRVRGVVQHGVLYRPATDGHTAAVHYASEGGEGGEGGDEHVVIAWRAATAVGLPGPLVRLTALDPDAEYYDVDRQVRITGAAARAGLRLDLPRGDYASALYHLRRV
- a CDS encoding ROK family transcriptional regulator, producing the protein MSPNRSPQPLAATPAATAVLAMVLTEGPLSRVDLARRLGISSAAVTKAARPFLDDGYLHELDSERTAPGAGRPVSPLAITPDREFVIGVKVTADEVIGVVADLKARIRNSAHRQLPDCEPATVLATLAALVEELLDADPELRGKTRRMGVAVSGDVDRVRGVVRLSPLLGWQDVDLAGPVGDATGLVVVVENDVKALTVAEHWFGDGVGTDDFTLVTVGAGIGCGIVTGGRLLSGAYGVAGEVGHVCVDASGPVCHCGARGCVEAIAATEAIVGRARLLTGRDGLTFTEAAELARSGSPEVCALFSEAGTAIGLAITAVVNLIGPERIVVSGEGLDAYDLFETEIRQAYATHAFGAAARCPLTIRPLPFEEWARGAAAVGIQTLFAPARG
- a CDS encoding alpha-galactosidase D codes for the protein MRSSSYFRTPKIAAAVVVLAVGSLASAALTAAGPANAAQAAPPPTTTANAATVAATPFMGWSSWSMQSSSYPGLNPNGNYSYLTEANVLKQTDALAAKLKAYGYDHVDIDAGWWRDNNWTPEYDQNARQTPDPVRFPHGMQSIADHIHSQGLKAGIYLPVGLEKEAYGGGTVPIANAPGCTTADIVYPDLRTTNGWDSSYKLNFANACAQKYVDSQAQMLAGWGYDFLKIDGVGPGSGKSGDNYDNTADVAAWNQAIAATGRPIHLELSWSLDRGNAANWKQYSNGWRVDTDVECYCNTLVTWDNSVKARWNDAPVWSDVAGPGGWNDLDSLDVGNGTMDGLTNAERQSYMTLWAIEKSPLFTGDDLTQLDSYGLSLLTNREVIGIDQNTSPVARPVSTMRDQQVWATKNADGSYTVALFNMAAAPESVSAYWAALGFQGNASVHDLWNHQNLGSFTNQITEALPAHGSRLFTITPAGSTKPVKTTSYEAESTNNTLTGGASLTACTACSGGSRVGNLYGSAKLQVNNVTVKKDGIYTITVSYVDGSTDRTATISSNTGSGTSIAFPSTGDWNTVHSISFQLGLKAGSNSITFDSAGWYSPDIDKIDVPVSS